In a single window of the Streptomyces cinnabarinus genome:
- a CDS encoding D-arabinono-1,4-lactone oxidase translates to MSSTASGKNGTWRNWGGNVSARPAREVEPASVEELAAAVRKAAEDGLKVKAVGTGHSFTSIAATDGVLIRPQLLTGIRNIDRDAMTVTVEAGTPLKRLNLALAREGLSLTNMGDIMEQTVSGATSTGTHGTGRESGSIAAQIVGLELVTADGSVLTCSEKENPEVFAAARIGLGALGIVTAITLAVEPVFLLTAREEPMPFDRVTREFDQLWAENEHFEFYWFPHTGSTNTKRNNRSAGPEHPVGQLRAWFEDEFLSNGVFQAAQWVGRAAPATIPAIAQISSKALSARTYTDIPYKVFTSPRRVRFVEMEYALPRGAVVEALRELRTMVDHSGLRVSFPVEVRTAPADDITLSTASGRDTAYIAVHMAKGTPYQRYFTAAERIFTAHEGRPHWGKVHTRDAEYFAEVYPRFGEFTALRDRLDPERLFQNDYLRRVLGS, encoded by the coding sequence TTGAGCAGCACAGCGAGCGGGAAGAACGGCACGTGGCGTAACTGGGGCGGAAACGTCTCCGCCCGCCCCGCGCGGGAGGTCGAACCGGCCTCGGTCGAGGAACTGGCGGCCGCCGTACGGAAGGCCGCCGAGGACGGCCTGAAGGTGAAGGCCGTCGGTACCGGGCACTCCTTCACGTCGATCGCCGCCACCGACGGTGTGTTGATCCGCCCTCAACTGTTGACCGGTATCCGCAATATTGACCGGGACGCCATGACCGTCACGGTCGAGGCCGGTACCCCGCTCAAGAGACTCAACCTGGCCCTGGCCCGCGAGGGTCTGTCGCTGACCAACATGGGCGACATCATGGAGCAGACCGTCTCCGGGGCCACCAGCACCGGCACCCACGGCACCGGCCGCGAGTCCGGCTCGATCGCCGCCCAGATCGTCGGACTTGAACTGGTCACCGCCGACGGCTCGGTGCTCACCTGCTCCGAGAAGGAGAACCCGGAGGTGTTCGCGGCGGCCCGGATCGGCCTGGGTGCGCTCGGCATCGTCACCGCGATCACCTTGGCCGTGGAGCCGGTCTTCCTGCTGACCGCCCGCGAAGAGCCCATGCCCTTCGACCGGGTCACCCGTGAGTTCGACCAACTGTGGGCCGAGAACGAGCACTTCGAGTTCTACTGGTTCCCGCACACCGGCAGCACCAACACCAAGCGCAACAACCGCAGCGCGGGCCCGGAGCACCCCGTCGGACAGCTCAGGGCGTGGTTCGAGGACGAGTTCCTCTCCAACGGCGTCTTCCAGGCCGCCCAGTGGGTCGGCCGCGCGGCGCCCGCCACGATCCCGGCCATCGCGCAGATCTCCAGCAAGGCCCTGTCCGCGCGGACTTACACGGACATCCCCTACAAGGTCTTCACCTCGCCGCGCCGGGTGCGGTTCGTGGAGATGGAATACGCCCTCCCGCGCGGGGCGGTCGTCGAGGCGCTGCGTGAACTGCGCACGATGGTCGACCACTCCGGCCTCAGGGTGAGCTTCCCGGTGGAGGTGCGCACCGCACCCGCCGATGACATCACCCTGTCCACCGCCTCCGGCCGGGACACCGCGTACATCGCCGTCCACATGGCCAAGGGGACCCCGTACCAGCGGTACTTCACCGCCGCCGAGCGCATCTTCACCGCGCACGAGGGCCGGCCGCACTGGGGCAAGGTGCATACGCGGGACGCGGAGTACTTCGCCGAGGTCTACCCGCGCTTCGGCGAGTTCACCGCGCTGCGGGACCGGCTGGATCCGGAACGGCTGTTCCAGAACGACTACTTGAGGCGGGTTCTGGGCTCGTAG
- a CDS encoding sulfurtransferase, with amino-acid sequence MNAIISATELAGDLAGQRPPVLLDVRWQLSVARAAGEPPFDGRAEYAAGHIPGAAFVDLDEELASAPGTAGRHPLPDLTEFGAAMRRAGVSAGRPVVVYDGGQGWAAARAWWLLRWTGHPDVRVLDGGLPTWDGPLETTAPTPAEGDFQPKPGAAGRLDADGAAALARSGLLLDARAGERYRGEVEPIDRVGGHIPGAVSAPTNENVAADGRFLPAEELHARFKTLGATDGTAVGVYCGSGVSGAHEVLALAVAGIPAALYVGSWSEWSADPTRPVAVGPDPQ; translated from the coding sequence ATGAACGCCATCATCTCCGCAACCGAACTGGCCGGCGACCTGGCAGGACAGCGTCCGCCGGTGCTCCTGGACGTCCGCTGGCAGTTGAGCGTGGCTCGAGCGGCGGGCGAGCCGCCGTTCGACGGCCGGGCCGAGTACGCGGCCGGGCACATCCCCGGCGCGGCCTTCGTCGACCTGGACGAAGAGCTCGCCTCGGCCCCCGGGACGGCCGGCCGCCACCCGCTGCCGGACCTCACGGAGTTCGGCGCCGCGATGCGCCGCGCGGGGGTCTCGGCCGGACGGCCGGTGGTCGTGTACGACGGGGGACAGGGGTGGGCGGCGGCCCGCGCGTGGTGGCTGCTGCGCTGGACGGGTCACCCGGACGTGCGGGTCCTCGACGGCGGGTTGCCGACCTGGGACGGCCCCCTGGAGACCACCGCGCCGACCCCGGCCGAGGGCGATTTCCAGCCGAAGCCTGGCGCGGCCGGACGGCTCGACGCGGACGGCGCCGCCGCCCTGGCCCGCTCCGGGCTGCTGCTGGACGCCCGCGCGGGGGAGCGGTACCGCGGTGAGGTGGAGCCGATCGACCGGGTCGGCGGACACATCCCGGGCGCCGTCTCCGCGCCGACCAACGAGAACGTCGCCGCCGACGGCCGCTTCCTGCCCGCCGAGGAACTGCACGCGCGCTTCAAGACCCTGGGCGCCACGGACGGCACGGCGGTCGGCGTGTACTGCGGTTCGGGCGTCTCCGGCGCCCACGAGGTGCTGGCCCTCGCCGTCGCCGGCATCCCGGCCGCGCTCTACGTGGGTTCCTGGTCGGAGTGGTCCGCCGACCCCACGCGGCCGGTGGCGGTCGGGCCGGACCCGCAGTAG
- a CDS encoding bifunctional GNAT family N-acetyltransferase/acetate--CoA ligase family protein — MQSASDRHEYPAHWEADVVLRDGGTARIRPITVDDAERLVSFYEQVSDESKYYRFFAPYPRLSAKDVHRFTHHDFVDRVGLAATIGGEFIATVRYDRIGPDGMPASAPADEAEVAFLVQDAHQGRGVASALLEHIGAVARERGIRRFAAEVLPANTKMIKVFTDAGYTQKRSFEDGVVRLEFGLEPTDRSLAVQYAREQRAEARSVQRLLVPGSVAVIGAGRTPGGVGRGVLDNIRAGGYRGPLYAVNQAFPEELKELAGVPAHRSVRDIDGHVDLAVVAVPAEQVPQVVTECGEHGVQGLVVVSAGYAESGPEGRERQRELVRHARTYGMRIIGPNAFGVINTSADVRLNASLAPEMPRPGRIGLFAQSGAIGIALLSRLHRRGGGVTGVTGVSTFVSSGNRADVSGNDVLQYWYDDPDTDVALMYLESIGNPRKFTRLARRTAAAKPLVVVQGARHGGAAPQGHAVRATRLPQATVSALLRQAGVIRVDTITELVDAGLLLARQPLPSGPRVAILGNSESLGLLTYDACLAEDLRPLPPLDLTTGASAEDFRRALSRALADDTCDAVVVTAIPAIGETSPGDAVLAEALRSAAEEVPGKPVLVVHVELGGLAEALSAAASTAPRAPAEPGPVAPPAPAPADAPRDQPPSPRGRLIPAYPAAERAVRALAEAVKYAQWRREAAEPGRVPEYDGIDERAAAALIDGLLTRGQGLTLGPEETSDLLGTYGVQVRRAVPAPTPDAAAEAARAVGYPVALKATAPHLRHRADLGGVRLDLADEEQLRRAYAELVELFGRPEELRPVVQAMAPRGVDTVVRAVIDPAAGAVLSFGLAGAASQLLGDMAHRLIPVTDREASTLVRSIRTAPLLFGWRGSTPADTPALEELLLRVSRLVHDHPEVVAVTLEPVVVAPHGLSVLGATVRLAPPPARDDLGPRTLPAY, encoded by the coding sequence ATGCAGAGCGCCTCGGACCGGCACGAGTACCCCGCCCACTGGGAAGCCGACGTGGTGCTGCGCGACGGCGGCACCGCGCGCATCCGACCCATCACCGTTGACGACGCCGAGCGCCTGGTCAGCTTCTACGAGCAGGTCTCGGACGAGTCGAAGTACTACCGCTTCTTCGCGCCCTACCCGCGACTGTCCGCAAAGGACGTCCACCGCTTCACGCACCACGACTTCGTGGACCGGGTGGGACTCGCGGCCACCATCGGCGGCGAGTTCATCGCCACCGTACGCTACGACCGCATCGGCCCCGACGGAATGCCCGCCTCCGCCCCCGCCGACGAGGCCGAGGTCGCCTTCCTCGTCCAGGACGCCCATCAAGGCCGCGGTGTCGCCTCCGCCCTCCTCGAACACATCGGCGCCGTCGCGCGGGAGCGCGGGATCCGCCGGTTCGCCGCCGAGGTGCTGCCCGCCAACACCAAGATGATCAAGGTGTTCACGGACGCCGGGTACACCCAGAAGCGCAGCTTCGAGGACGGCGTCGTCCGCCTGGAGTTCGGCCTGGAGCCCACCGACCGCTCGCTCGCCGTGCAGTACGCGCGCGAGCAGCGCGCCGAGGCCCGGTCCGTGCAACGCCTGCTGGTGCCCGGCTCGGTGGCCGTCATCGGCGCCGGCCGGACCCCCGGCGGCGTCGGCCGGGGCGTCCTGGACAACATCCGCGCGGGCGGCTACCGCGGCCCCCTGTACGCGGTGAACCAGGCGTTCCCCGAGGAGCTGAAGGAGCTGGCGGGCGTGCCCGCGCACCGCTCGGTGCGGGACATCGACGGCCATGTCGACCTCGCCGTGGTCGCCGTACCGGCCGAACAGGTCCCCCAGGTCGTCACCGAGTGCGGCGAACACGGCGTCCAGGGGCTGGTCGTGGTCTCCGCCGGGTACGCCGAGAGCGGGCCCGAGGGCCGGGAGCGCCAGCGCGAACTCGTCCGGCACGCGCGTACGTACGGCATGCGGATCATCGGGCCGAACGCCTTCGGTGTCATCAACACCTCGGCGGACGTCCGGCTGAACGCCTCGCTGGCGCCCGAGATGCCACGGCCCGGCCGGATAGGGCTGTTCGCCCAGTCCGGCGCCATCGGCATCGCGCTGCTGTCCCGGCTGCACCGGCGCGGCGGCGGGGTCACCGGTGTCACCGGCGTGTCCACCTTCGTCTCCTCCGGCAACCGGGCCGACGTCTCCGGCAACGACGTCCTGCAGTACTGGTACGACGACCCGGACACCGATGTCGCCCTCATGTACCTGGAGTCCATCGGCAACCCCCGCAAGTTCACCCGGCTCGCCCGGCGGACGGCCGCCGCCAAGCCGCTGGTCGTGGTGCAGGGCGCGCGGCACGGGGGAGCTGCCCCGCAGGGCCACGCCGTACGGGCGACACGGCTGCCGCAGGCCACGGTGTCGGCGCTGCTGCGGCAGGCCGGGGTGATCCGGGTCGACACCATCACCGAGCTGGTCGACGCGGGGCTGCTCCTCGCCCGCCAGCCGCTGCCGTCCGGTCCGCGCGTGGCGATCCTCGGCAACTCCGAGTCGCTGGGCCTGCTGACCTACGACGCCTGCCTCGCCGAGGACCTGCGGCCACTGCCGCCGCTGGACCTGACGACCGGGGCGTCGGCGGAGGACTTCCGCCGGGCCCTGTCACGCGCCCTGGCCGACGACACCTGCGACGCCGTGGTCGTCACGGCGATCCCGGCGATCGGTGAGACCTCGCCGGGCGACGCGGTGCTGGCCGAGGCGCTGCGATCGGCCGCGGAGGAGGTGCCCGGGAAACCGGTGCTGGTGGTGCACGTGGAGCTGGGCGGGCTGGCGGAGGCGCTGTCCGCCGCCGCCAGCACGGCACCCCGGGCCCCGGCCGAACCGGGGCCGGTCGCGCCCCCCGCGCCCGCCCCCGCGGACGCGCCGCGGGACCAGCCGCCCTCCCCGCGCGGGCGCCTCATCCCCGCCTACCCCGCGGCCGAACGCGCCGTCCGGGCCCTCGCCGAAGCCGTGAAGTACGCCCAGTGGCGCCGGGAGGCCGCCGAGCCCGGCCGGGTCCCCGAGTACGACGGCATCGACGAGCGGGCCGCCGCCGCCCTGATCGACGGCCTCCTCACGCGCGGGCAGGGCCTCACCCTCGGCCCCGAGGAGACCTCCGACCTGCTCGGGACGTACGGCGTCCAGGTACGGCGCGCCGTCCCCGCGCCCACCCCCGACGCCGCCGCCGAAGCGGCCCGCGCGGTCGGCTACCCCGTCGCCCTCAAGGCCACCGCACCGCACCTGCGCCACCGCGCCGACCTGGGCGGCGTCCGGCTGGATCTCGCGGACGAGGAGCAACTGCGCCGGGCCTACGCCGAATTGGTCGAGCTGTTCGGCAGGCCGGAGGAACTGCGGCCGGTCGTCCAGGCCATGGCCCCGCGCGGGGTGGACACGGTCGTACGGGCCGTGATCGACCCGGCGGCCGGCGCCGTCCTGTCGTTCGGGCTCGCCGGAGCCGCCTCACAGCTCCTCGGCGACATGGCCCACCGGCTGATCCCGGTGACCGACCGCGAGGCGTCCACCCTGGTGCGCTCGATCCGGACCGCGCCGCTGCTCTTCGGCTGGCGCGGCTCCACCCCGGCCGACACCCCCGCGCTGGAGGAGCTGCTCCTGAGGGTGTCGCGCCTGGTCCACGACCACCCGGAGGTCGTCGCGGTGACCCTGGAACCGGTGGTCGTCGCCCCGCACGGCCTGAGCGTGCTCGGCGCCACCGTACGGCTGGCCCCGCCGCCCGCTCGCGACGACCTCGGGCCGCGCACGCTGCCCGCCTACTGA
- a CDS encoding MFS transporter, which yields MPSPYRALFAAPGSKGFSAAGFLGRMPLSMMGIGVVTMVSQLTGRYGLAGALSATIALAAAVAGPQVSRLVDQYGQRRVLRPATLLSLVSAAGLLLAAHYRWPDWTLFVFSAGIGCVPSVGAMIRARWAALYRDTPHLHTAYSFESVVDEVCFIFGPIISIGLSTAWFPEAGPLLAACFLAAGVFWLTAQRATEPEPHPREKHEGRGTSALRSAGLQVLVATFVATGAIFGAVDVVTVAFAEEQGHKGAASVVLALYAAGSCAAGAVFGLLRLKGAPEPRWLLGICAMAVSMIPLLLVGNLPFLAVALFLAGLCIAPTMITTMSLIEQHVPRAQLTEGMTWISTGLAVGVALGSSVAGWVIDAAGARAGYGVPAVSGAVAVAVGFLGYRRLSRPAPGRGGTVEQHSEREERHVA from the coding sequence GTGCCCAGCCCCTACCGCGCCCTGTTCGCCGCCCCCGGCTCCAAGGGCTTCTCCGCCGCGGGCTTCCTCGGCCGGATGCCCCTGTCGATGATGGGCATCGGCGTGGTGACCATGGTGTCCCAGCTGACCGGCCGGTACGGCCTGGCCGGCGCCCTGTCGGCCACCATCGCGCTGGCCGCCGCGGTGGCCGGACCGCAGGTCTCACGGCTGGTGGACCAGTACGGCCAGCGGCGCGTGCTGCGTCCGGCGACCCTGCTCTCGCTCGTCTCGGCGGCCGGACTGCTGCTCGCCGCGCACTACCGCTGGCCGGACTGGACGCTGTTCGTCTTCAGCGCCGGCATCGGGTGCGTGCCGAGCGTCGGCGCGATGATCCGGGCCCGCTGGGCGGCCCTCTACCGGGACACCCCGCACCTGCACACCGCGTACTCCTTCGAGTCCGTGGTGGACGAGGTCTGCTTCATCTTCGGGCCGATCATCTCCATCGGTCTGTCCACGGCCTGGTTCCCGGAGGCCGGTCCGCTGCTCGCCGCCTGCTTCCTGGCGGCCGGGGTCTTCTGGCTGACCGCCCAGCGGGCCACCGAGCCCGAACCGCACCCGCGCGAGAAGCACGAGGGGCGCGGCACCAGCGCCCTGCGCTCCGCCGGGCTCCAGGTGCTGGTGGCCACCTTCGTGGCGACGGGAGCGATCTTCGGCGCGGTCGACGTGGTCACCGTGGCCTTCGCCGAGGAGCAGGGCCACAAGGGCGCCGCCAGCGTGGTCCTCGCCTTGTACGCGGCCGGTTCCTGTGCAGCGGGCGCCGTCTTCGGGCTGTTGCGCCTCAAGGGGGCGCCCGAACCTCGCTGGCTGCTGGGCATATGCGCGATGGCCGTGAGTATGATCCCCCTCCTACTGGTCGGAAACTTGCCGTTTCTGGCCGTGGCGCTGTTCCTTGCGGGCCTCTGCATCGCTCCCACGATGATCACGACGATGTCCCTCATCGAGCAGCACGTACCACGCGCGCAGCTGACCGAGGGCATGACCTGGATAAGCACCGGGCTCGCGGTCGGGGTCGCGCTCGGCTCCTCCGTGGCCGGCTGGGTGATCGACGCGGCCGGTGCGCGGGCCGGGTACGGGGTTCCGGCGGTCTCCGGAGCCGTCGCGGTCGCGGTCGGTTTCCTCGGGTACCGCCGGCTCAGCAGGCCGGCTCCGGGTCGGGGAGGCACCGTTGAGCAGCACAGCGAGCGGGAAGAACGGCACGTGGCGTAA
- the sepH gene encoding septation protein SepH, producing MPELRVVAVSNDGTRLVLKAADSTEYTLPIDERLRAAVRGDRPRLGQIEIEVESHLRPRDIQARIRAGATAEEVAQMAGIPVDRVRRFEGPVLAERAFMAERARKTPVRRPGENAAGPQLGEAVQERLLLRGAEKDTVQWDSWRRDDGTWEVLLVYRVAGEPHSASWTYDPPRRLVQAVDEEARSLIGESEDLAAPEPSFPFVPRIARLPRDRPLDRALDRAHDRERPSLPAPTPEPVEEAVSERDSLTSLLEAVPSFRGDLVVPERPSETPAPEEPPAAEPAAEEPPAPAASAGSAYADVLMPRSVGSHRDRLIGSTDRQAEADGVRPGRRAAVPSWDEIVFGTRRKKQE from the coding sequence ATGCCCGAACTGCGTGTCGTGGCCGTCTCCAATGACGGCACACGGCTGGTGCTGAAGGCTGCGGACAGCACGGAGTACACGCTTCCGATTGACGAACGGCTCCGCGCCGCCGTGCGCGGCGACCGTCCCCGCCTCGGCCAGATCGAGATCGAGGTGGAGAGCCATCTCCGCCCCCGCGACATCCAGGCGCGTATACGCGCGGGTGCCACGGCCGAGGAAGTCGCGCAGATGGCGGGCATCCCCGTCGACCGCGTCCGTCGCTTCGAGGGCCCCGTGCTGGCCGAGCGCGCCTTCATGGCCGAGCGGGCCCGCAAGACCCCGGTCCGCAGGCCCGGTGAGAACGCCGCGGGACCCCAGCTCGGCGAGGCCGTCCAGGAGCGACTGCTGCTGCGCGGCGCCGAGAAGGACACCGTGCAGTGGGACTCCTGGCGCCGCGACGACGGCACCTGGGAAGTCCTGCTGGTCTACCGGGTCGCGGGCGAACCGCACTCGGCGAGCTGGACGTACGACCCGCCCCGGCGGCTCGTCCAGGCCGTCGACGAGGAGGCGCGCTCGCTGATCGGCGAGTCCGAGGACCTCGCCGCGCCGGAGCCCAGCTTTCCGTTCGTCCCGCGGATCGCGCGGCTGCCGCGCGACCGTCCGCTGGACCGCGCGCTCGACCGTGCCCACGACCGGGAGCGGCCGAGCCTGCCCGCGCCGACGCCCGAGCCGGTCGAGGAGGCGGTGAGTGAACGGGACTCGCTGACCAGCCTGTTGGAAGCGGTCCCGAGCTTCCGCGGCGATCTCGTCGTGCCCGAGCGCCCGTCGGAGACGCCCGCGCCGGAGGAGCCCCCGGCCGCTGAGCCCGCGGCGGAGGAACCGCCCGCCCCCGCGGCGTCGGCCGGTTCCGCCTACGCGGACGTCCTGATGCCGCGTTCGGTGGGCAGCCACCGCGACCGCCTCATCGGCTCGACCGACCGCCAGGCCGAGGCCGACGGCGTCCGCCCGGGCCGCCGGGCCGCGGTCCCGAGCTGGGACGAGATCGTCTTCGGCACGCGCCGCAAGAAGCAGGAGTAG
- a CDS encoding HPr family phosphocarrier protein — MAERRVNVGWAEGLHARPASIFVRAATAAGVPVTIAKADGNPVNAASMLAVLGLGAQGGEEIVLASDAEGADAALDRLAKLVAEGLEELPETV; from the coding sequence ATGGCTGAGCGCCGCGTCAACGTCGGCTGGGCCGAGGGCCTCCACGCCCGCCCCGCTTCCATCTTCGTCCGAGCCGCCACGGCCGCAGGCGTCCCGGTGACGATCGCCAAGGCTGACGGCAACCCCGTCAACGCGGCCTCCATGCTGGCCGTTCTGGGCCTGGGTGCCCAGGGCGGCGAGGAGATCGTGCTCGCCTCCGACGCCGAGGGCGCGGACGCCGCCCTGGACCGGCTGGCCAAGCTGGTCGCCGAGGGCCTCGAGGAACTCCCCGAGACCGTCTGA
- a CDS encoding alkaline phosphatase family protein: MAQPAWEHDPQPLPLDSAPLPEYGAGSLADLLPTLAAGMDVPGMSAAISELTPADRNCVFLIDGLGWEQLKAHPEDAPFMTSLLASSRGGTGRPLTTGYPATTATSLASVGTGLPPGAHGLPGYTVRNPDTGELMNQLRWQPWTAPGPWQPYPTVFQRAHDAGVHAAQVSSPAFQNTPLTKVALSGGTFHGRLSGEERMDLAAAQLAAGDRSLVYTYYAEVDGAGHRFGVDSDTWRGQLMYVDRLVQRLAEQLPPRTALYVTADHGMVDVPFDEQHRIDFDEDWELRAGVALLGGEGRARHVYAVPGAENDVLTCWREVLGEQFWVASREEAIAAGWFGPHIDERVYARIGDVVAAARDDVLIIASEREPKESVMVGNHGSMTPAEQLVPLLEVRS, translated from the coding sequence ATGGCACAGCCCGCCTGGGAGCACGACCCGCAGCCGCTTCCCCTCGACTCCGCCCCCCTGCCCGAGTACGGCGCCGGCTCGCTCGCCGACCTGCTGCCGACCCTGGCCGCCGGTATGGACGTGCCCGGCATGTCCGCCGCGATCAGCGAGCTGACCCCGGCCGACCGGAACTGCGTGTTCCTGATCGACGGTCTCGGCTGGGAGCAGCTCAAGGCGCATCCCGAGGACGCGCCCTTCATGACGTCGCTGCTGGCCAGCTCGCGGGGCGGCACCGGACGGCCGCTCACCACCGGCTACCCGGCGACCACCGCGACCTCCCTCGCCTCCGTCGGCACCGGACTGCCGCCCGGGGCGCACGGACTGCCCGGGTACACCGTGCGCAATCCGGACACCGGCGAGCTGATGAACCAGCTGCGCTGGCAGCCGTGGACCGCGCCGGGGCCCTGGCAGCCGTACCCCACCGTCTTCCAGCGCGCCCATGACGCGGGCGTGCACGCCGCGCAGGTGTCCTCGCCGGCCTTCCAGAACACCCCGCTGACCAAGGTGGCGCTCAGCGGCGGCACCTTCCACGGGCGGCTGAGCGGGGAGGAGCGGATGGATCTGGCGGCCGCGCAACTGGCCGCCGGGGACCGCTCCTTGGTCTACACGTACTACGCCGAGGTGGACGGCGCCGGGCATCGCTTCGGCGTCGACTCCGACACCTGGCGGGGCCAGCTGATGTACGTCGACCGGCTGGTCCAGCGCCTCGCCGAGCAACTCCCGCCGCGCACCGCGCTCTACGTCACCGCCGACCACGGCATGGTCGACGTCCCCTTCGACGAGCAGCACCGCATCGACTTCGACGAGGACTGGGAGCTGCGGGCCGGGGTCGCCCTGCTGGGCGGCGAGGGCCGGGCGCGCCATGTCTACGCGGTCCCGGGCGCCGAGAACGACGTCCTGACCTGCTGGCGCGAGGTGCTCGGCGAGCAGTTCTGGGTGGCCTCGCGCGAGGAGGCGATCGCGGCGGGCTGGTTCGGCCCGCACATCGACGAGCGGGTGTACGCCCGGATCGGCGACGTGGTCGCGGCCGCTCGGGACGATGTGCTGATCATCGCGTCCGAGCGGGAGCCGAAGGAGTCGGTGATGGTCGGCAACCACGGCTCGATGACCCCGGCGGAGCAACTGGTCCCGCTGCTCGAAGTACGCTCCTGA
- a CDS encoding VOC family protein, which yields MTEARGSAGLNGEAHTRHAPGSPCWVSLMVHGPAATQEFYGELFGWEFQPGPQQLGPYVRALLDGQEVAGIGQLPPDRHLPIAWTPYFASTDVDQTAETVRLCGGTVGVGPLDAGEAGRLAICSDPTGAVFGVWQAAAHLGIALTGVPGTPVWNELLTFETASVTKFYETVFGHEQQAVASADFDYVTLHLGGRTIAAILGLGQSLPRDRGPHWMTFFEVADTDESTARAVSLGGHVLKAPHDSALGRMATLTDPEGARFSLLQSSP from the coding sequence ATGACCGAGGCACGGGGGTCGGCCGGCCTGAACGGCGAAGCGCACACCCGGCACGCGCCCGGCTCGCCCTGCTGGGTGAGCCTGATGGTGCACGGGCCTGCCGCGACCCAGGAGTTCTACGGCGAGCTGTTCGGCTGGGAGTTCCAGCCTGGACCGCAGCAGCTCGGCCCGTACGTACGCGCGCTGCTCGACGGGCAGGAGGTGGCCGGAATCGGCCAGCTGCCGCCGGACCGGCATCTGCCCATCGCCTGGACGCCCTACTTCGCCTCGACCGACGTGGACCAGACGGCCGAGACGGTACGGCTGTGCGGCGGCACGGTGGGAGTGGGCCCCCTGGACGCGGGCGAGGCCGGGCGCCTCGCCATCTGCTCCGACCCCACCGGCGCGGTCTTCGGGGTCTGGCAGGCGGCGGCCCACCTCGGCATCGCCCTCACCGGCGTCCCCGGCACGCCCGTCTGGAACGAGCTCCTGACCTTCGAGACGGCGAGCGTCACCAAGTTCTACGAGACGGTCTTCGGCCACGAGCAGCAGGCGGTCGCCTCGGCGGACTTCGACTACGTCACCCTGCACCTCGGCGGCCGCACCATCGCCGCGATCCTGGGCCTCGGCCAGTCCCTGCCCCGCGACCGGGGCCCGCACTGGATGACCTTCTTCGAGGTGGCCGACACCGACGAGTCGACCGCCCGTGCCGTGTCCCTGGGCGGCCACGTCCTCAAAGCCCCGCACGACAGCGCCCTCGGCCGCATGGCCACCCTCACCGACCCGGAGGGCGCCCGCTTCTCCCTGCTCCAGAGCAGCCCCTGA
- a CDS encoding thymidine kinase, with amino-acid sequence MPELVFFSGTMDCGKSTLALQIEHNRSARGLVGMIFTRDDRAGEGKLSSRLGLVTDAVEVEDGQDLYAYLVDHLSQGGRADYVIADEAQFLAPEQIDQLARVVDDLGLDVYAFGITTDFRSKLFPGSQRLVELADRVEVLQVEALCWCGARATHNARTIGGAMVVEGAQVVVGDVNQSEAIGYEVLCRRHHSKRMTAATARAAALSPDVLPVPSA; translated from the coding sequence ATGCCCGAGCTGGTGTTCTTCTCCGGAACCATGGACTGCGGGAAGTCGACGCTGGCTCTCCAGATCGAGCACAACCGCTCGGCGCGCGGTCTGGTCGGCATGATCTTCACCCGGGACGACCGGGCGGGCGAGGGCAAGCTGTCCTCCCGGCTGGGCCTGGTGACGGACGCGGTGGAGGTCGAGGACGGGCAGGACCTGTACGCGTACCTGGTCGACCACCTCTCCCAAGGGGGCCGCGCGGACTACGTGATCGCGGACGAGGCCCAGTTCCTCGCCCCGGAGCAGATCGACCAACTCGCCCGCGTGGTCGACGACCTGGGCCTCGACGTCTACGCCTTCGGCATCACCACGGACTTCCGCTCCAAGCTCTTCCCCGGCTCCCAGCGCCTGGTGGAGCTGGCCGACCGAGTCGAGGTCCTCCAGGTCGAGGCCCTGTGCTGGTGCGGCGCCCGCGCCACCCACAACGCCCGCACCATAGGCGGCGCGATGGTGGTCGAGGGCGCCCAGGTGGTCGTCGGCGACGTCAACCAGTCCGAAGCCATCGGCTACGAGGTCCTCTGCCGCCGCCATCACAGCAAGCGCATGACAGCGGCCACGGCGAGAGCCGCGGCCCTGTCCCCGGACGTGCTCCCGGTGCCGTCGGCCTGA
- a CDS encoding DUF5998 family protein, producing MAKTSTTTQGLRAAIERSGYYPALVAEAVEAAVGGEPIRSYLVHQETTFDQNEVRRHVTVLVLTDNRFIVSHTDEQAADTTSPTPYATTSTESVKIGRISSVVVSRVVANPESYTPGTLPREVVLTIGWGAVSRIDLEPAACGDPNCEADHGYTGNSTADDLSLRVSEAGDGPETVRQALAFAQSLSEATADVSR from the coding sequence ATGGCCAAGACCAGTACGACGACCCAGGGGCTGCGAGCGGCGATCGAGCGCAGCGGCTACTACCCGGCCCTCGTGGCCGAGGCGGTGGAGGCCGCCGTGGGCGGCGAGCCCATCCGGTCGTACCTGGTCCACCAGGAGACCACCTTCGACCAGAACGAGGTGCGCAGGCACGTCACGGTCCTGGTCCTCACCGACAACCGCTTCATCGTCAGCCACACCGACGAGCAGGCGGCGGACACCACCTCGCCCACCCCGTACGCCACGACGTCCACCGAGTCGGTCAAGATCGGCCGGATCTCGTCGGTCGTGGTCAGCCGGGTGGTCGCCAACCCGGAGTCGTACACACCGGGCACCCTGCCCCGCGAGGTCGTGCTGACCATCGGCTGGGGCGCCGTCTCCCGCATCGACCTGGAGCCCGCCGCCTGCGGCGACCCCAACTGCGAGGCGGACCACGGCTACACCGGCAACTCCACGGCCGACGACCTCAGCCTGCGGGTCAGCGAGGCCGGCGACGGACCGGAGACGGTGCGCCAGGCGCTCGCCTTCGCACAGTCGCTCTCCGAGGCGACCGCGGACGTCAGCCGCTGA